A single window of Pelagicoccus enzymogenes DNA harbors:
- a CDS encoding BatD family protein, whose translation MRFPLAKLLIVLAAVSGCVSTIWAQSVYWSPSSGTLQQGKSNAIDLFFDSCQPEGQPELPEISGLDLRFRGQSSSTNIINGRRSSKVILNYQATPLRLGTVTLPSIRVQTSEGEMQVTAARFEVVEATVGNSGVSPDEVFVSLFQNRDDKIYVGEVFELEYVAGAKEEYQLADLSVPEWNPTEIVSGGLVDGQVSRVNYQGSPYLIKLYTTKAIATSPGIKQLPSATQEATVVIGRRRNIFQEAVYDSFIIESDPFALEILPLPEGAPASFKGAVGQFELDSRVVPEQVQVGEPVTWTLELKGTGNWPAGIGVPARSVSSRFKAIQPEINNEFSEDNLFSGSQSEDIVLIPTEAGTFDFGPLEYTYFDPQEETYKTISLPSRTVTVTPAVPQSPQGTATPAEAGAPSADQFSGETPSYDLNPSGQNTFQKPPQLLKDPQVSKRSAKAPSEKFSLLRPTLLAVSAPIAGWLVLAMLQSILVDPRRPERRALRQLRKLSRLASPSDLEQQKQHHRRWRDAASRYFAVRALEPTPLEIFNSAKTLRNEEFAKHWSKAWELSDQLLFGRGNIDQKEWERLQKLAVGMCPGKNYKPSSVFRVKSWFPAIALSCIALVDPHSGIAQEIDDLEPAELYQQGKFEQAAAQWLGALDSEPQVVEHRYNAGLAFAQMGDWPRAWAYWTSAFCLDPSDENVAWNLRIAHQNTSAYDPVLQSLIEGEGLYRIVRLRSPSAWQTLSQQAIWALGFLLFAAILTIYVKPLRRASAYLLVLAVLSGLFAYFSAWALSKYEALGEPDSILVVAEAPLLSIPTDLQAEQVSSVVAEGTIVTRQKSFLGWVKIELPNGESGWLRQENLLPLYGPATQG comes from the coding sequence ATGCGTTTCCCTCTAGCTAAACTTCTAATCGTCCTCGCCGCCGTATCCGGCTGCGTATCCACAATCTGGGCTCAATCAGTCTATTGGTCTCCCAGCAGCGGCACGCTGCAGCAAGGCAAGTCCAACGCCATCGACCTCTTTTTCGACTCCTGCCAACCCGAAGGGCAACCGGAACTCCCGGAAATCAGTGGCCTGGACCTCCGCTTTCGCGGCCAATCGAGTTCAACCAACATTATCAACGGTCGCCGCAGCTCAAAAGTCATCCTCAACTATCAAGCAACTCCATTGAGGCTCGGAACCGTTACCCTGCCCAGTATTCGCGTACAGACTTCAGAGGGTGAAATGCAAGTAACAGCCGCCCGCTTCGAAGTAGTGGAAGCCACCGTGGGCAACAGCGGCGTCAGCCCGGATGAAGTCTTCGTTTCTCTTTTTCAAAACCGAGACGACAAGATCTACGTCGGCGAAGTCTTCGAATTGGAATACGTCGCTGGAGCCAAGGAGGAGTATCAGCTTGCCGACCTTTCCGTGCCGGAATGGAATCCTACCGAAATAGTGAGCGGTGGCTTGGTAGATGGCCAAGTGAGCCGTGTTAATTATCAAGGCTCCCCCTACCTGATAAAGCTGTACACGACCAAAGCCATCGCGACCTCGCCGGGCATCAAGCAACTGCCCTCCGCTACCCAGGAAGCGACAGTCGTGATCGGCCGCCGCCGTAACATCTTTCAAGAGGCGGTCTACGATTCCTTTATCATCGAAAGCGATCCCTTCGCTCTAGAGATCCTTCCCTTGCCGGAAGGGGCTCCCGCATCCTTCAAAGGTGCCGTCGGTCAATTCGAGCTGGATTCGCGCGTAGTGCCCGAACAAGTACAGGTTGGCGAACCGGTGACATGGACCTTGGAGCTCAAAGGCACGGGCAATTGGCCAGCAGGCATTGGCGTTCCAGCCCGTTCCGTCTCCAGTCGCTTCAAAGCGATTCAGCCGGAGATCAACAACGAGTTCAGCGAAGACAACCTTTTTAGCGGCAGCCAAAGCGAGGACATCGTGCTGATCCCCACAGAGGCTGGAACCTTCGATTTCGGACCGCTGGAATACACCTATTTCGACCCGCAGGAGGAAACCTACAAGACGATCAGCCTGCCCTCTCGCACCGTGACCGTGACTCCCGCCGTTCCGCAATCCCCCCAGGGCACGGCCACTCCCGCCGAGGCGGGGGCGCCTAGCGCGGATCAGTTCTCGGGCGAAACTCCGAGCTACGACCTCAATCCCTCCGGCCAAAATACCTTTCAAAAGCCACCCCAACTTCTCAAGGATCCGCAAGTATCGAAGCGTAGCGCAAAGGCGCCCAGCGAGAAGTTCTCCCTGCTCAGGCCGACGCTCTTGGCTGTCAGCGCTCCGATCGCGGGATGGCTGGTCCTGGCCATGCTGCAAAGCATCTTGGTCGATCCTCGCAGGCCTGAACGACGCGCCCTGCGCCAACTGCGCAAGCTCAGCCGACTGGCCTCACCCAGCGATCTCGAGCAACAAAAGCAGCACCATCGTAGGTGGCGAGATGCAGCCAGCCGCTACTTTGCAGTGAGAGCTCTCGAACCGACGCCGCTGGAAATTTTCAATTCTGCCAAGACACTGCGCAACGAGGAGTTCGCCAAGCATTGGAGCAAAGCCTGGGAGTTGTCCGACCAGCTCCTTTTTGGCAGAGGCAACATCGACCAAAAAGAATGGGAACGCCTACAGAAGCTCGCCGTTGGCATGTGCCCGGGAAAGAACTACAAGCCAAGCTCGGTATTTCGCGTGAAGTCCTGGTTCCCGGCCATTGCTCTATCCTGCATTGCCCTCGTCGATCCACATTCAGGCATTGCCCAGGAAATCGATGACTTGGAGCCGGCAGAGCTTTACCAGCAAGGTAAGTTCGAGCAGGCCGCCGCCCAATGGCTCGGCGCCCTGGACTCCGAACCCCAAGTGGTCGAGCACCGCTACAACGCTGGCTTGGCGTTCGCCCAGATGGGCGACTGGCCGCGCGCTTGGGCATACTGGACCAGCGCGTTTTGCCTCGATCCCAGCGACGAGAACGTGGCTTGGAATCTAAGAATCGCCCATCAAAACACCTCTGCCTACGATCCAGTGTTGCAGTCCCTGATCGAGGGCGAGGGCTTGTACCGCATCGTTCGCCTACGTTCCCCCTCCGCTTGGCAAACGCTATCGCAGCAAGCGATTTGGGCCCTCGGGTTCCTTCTCTTCGCAGCGATCTTGACCATCTACGTCAAGCCGCTTCGCCGCGCCTCAGCCTACCTGCTGGTGCTCGCCGTGCTGAGCGGCCTCTTCGCCTACTTTTCAGCATGGGCCCTGTCCAAGTACGAGGCTCTCGGCGAACCCGATTCTATTTTGGTCGTCGCCGAAGCCCCCTTGCTTTCAATCCCAACGGACCTGCAGGCCGAGCAGGTTTCAAGCGTGGTCGCAGAAGGTACCATCGTGACACGGCAGAAGAGCTTTCTCGGCTGGGTGAAAATCGAGCTGCCAAACGGCGAATCTGGCTGGCTGCGACAGGAAAACTTATTGCCTCTTTACGGACCTGCGACGCAAGGATAA
- a CDS encoding TlpA family protein disulfide reductase gives MDFFKRHCSTIVLITIAAFWIGIRLGTDDCPSCVVSNLTDRAFSEEETAVVAEKEPAEKKVNWSTVDTEGKLFSSNDLDGKVGVLVYWATWCGGCKSEIPDLIALRKEFATSDVEIVGLSVDEAHKDLAAFAESAGINYRIARVTPSIVETFGQAESIPTLMIVDQEGRIHFRHTGVVSKDALSERVRSLLATHHIDRAYGI, from the coding sequence ATGGATTTCTTTAAACGCCACTGTTCAACAATCGTACTCATTACGATAGCAGCGTTCTGGATCGGCATCAGGCTCGGTACAGACGACTGCCCGAGCTGCGTTGTGTCCAATTTGACCGACAGAGCTTTCAGCGAGGAGGAAACTGCGGTCGTCGCGGAAAAGGAACCAGCCGAGAAGAAGGTGAACTGGTCCACCGTCGATACCGAAGGAAAGCTCTTTTCCAGCAACGATCTCGACGGCAAAGTCGGTGTGCTTGTCTACTGGGCTACCTGGTGCGGAGGATGCAAGTCCGAGATCCCGGACCTCATCGCCTTGAGAAAAGAATTCGCGACAAGCGACGTAGAAATCGTAGGCCTCTCCGTCGACGAAGCTCACAAGGACCTCGCAGCTTTTGCCGAATCCGCCGGAATCAACTACCGTATCGCTCGGGTAACTCCGTCCATCGTCGAAACCTTCGGACAAGCGGAATCAATCCCTACCCTAATGATCGTAGACCAAGAAGGCCGTATTCACTTTCGCCATACAGGGGTCGTATCCAAAGATGCCCTGTCCGAGCGCGTTCGCAGCCTTCTCGCAACACACCACATCGATCGAGCTTACGGAATTTAA
- a CDS encoding DUF748 domain-containing protein: MTRRASSKHSWRKRLAITGLVLFTLYIAFGIWGVPAILKSQIQGLGSETLGRDVLLERATFNPFSLEAKLYGLSVGPREGEAGNLLEIAKLSANPQLASVFGTITLKSVEINDADVWVAVDPSGSFSFQDILDAQAAAPQAETDSDSSVPSVIVRNLSLESLRFHYKDASLATPYEETLAIDRFHGRDIGTVEKRGISEANTAEAAFHWDFDGELSTGSGAALKVSGGALSLAPWHFKIKTELLGFPLRSLQPFVDEAVEAEVAGTFGFKLTQNVELSESGATITVAGDIGVEGVEVSDEVQTFAVWQTLRLEGIQLNAREMELAVERIALEAPAFESVLLPDGSPRLPALKSEEAVASSSSGEDKATAGNFKASIDSVVVSQGRLSFEDQSLSDPFETEIENIELSLSALQAAQVDGAYDASGALTLALNALGGKLELDAALESLQGLSKASLTMEGVELRHAQAYVSEFAHARVEDGVLGMQIDAALNAFENPVVTGSLELEKLLLKESKSEKEIASLASLMVKGVDFRGEDVTIESVTLVEPLIATWQDEAGINLQRIAKIEQEVEQKAEAVEESTGLRFRLARLELKSAGAGFVDTTLVSTHNSRLSNFDLLVEGVSTSSDELANFNFSGTVDGSARIAGKGKLNIADPGKYLDLDMSFRGYDLTSTSPYWATYLGRKLSKGQFEIISRYEVRDDRLEGSNDFKIDQLTLGEKVESERAINLPLGFAINLMRDPSGMISYNGLPVSGDLSDPQVKPWGLVGKAFRNLILNAVASPLKFLARLAGGREDLDSIAFAVSEVELDSVAMDKVTALRKLLVERPGLKLEASFLPDPAEEQYLKDQYLMHTLANPQFQVVSGLDLLQPVDREALRAAVESRYAEIQAASVTEGMEAGQGVEASEDDAVTVVEATPKGTESAESNTGLVKRLARFIGFGKKDNPSPQTNVQPKLASAPSESVSDLGKAESNPVESVSFEKMLAAVVEMTPEVSLSSNWIEDLSEERIRNFKTALLEDGEVEANRIFSTALDEAEASGESGALIIRLTD, translated from the coding sequence ATGACAAGACGAGCTTCATCGAAACACTCCTGGCGCAAACGACTCGCTATCACGGGCCTAGTCCTTTTCACGCTTTACATTGCCTTTGGTATTTGGGGCGTTCCTGCGATCCTGAAATCGCAAATTCAAGGGCTTGGAAGCGAGACGCTTGGACGTGATGTGCTTTTGGAAAGAGCGACCTTCAATCCCTTCAGCTTGGAAGCGAAATTGTACGGTTTGTCGGTCGGTCCTAGAGAGGGTGAAGCAGGCAATCTGCTGGAGATTGCGAAGCTCTCCGCCAATCCGCAATTAGCGAGTGTTTTTGGTACCATCACCCTGAAGTCTGTGGAGATCAACGATGCCGATGTTTGGGTTGCCGTGGATCCCAGCGGATCTTTCAGCTTTCAAGATATCCTAGATGCTCAGGCAGCGGCTCCTCAAGCCGAGACGGATAGCGATTCTTCGGTTCCTTCTGTGATCGTGAGAAACCTCTCGCTCGAGAGCTTAAGGTTTCACTACAAGGATGCCAGCCTCGCGACGCCTTACGAGGAGACTTTGGCAATCGATCGGTTCCACGGGCGCGATATCGGTACGGTGGAAAAAAGAGGTATCAGCGAGGCAAATACAGCTGAGGCTGCTTTCCATTGGGATTTCGACGGAGAATTGTCAACGGGGAGCGGAGCCGCCCTAAAAGTTAGCGGAGGGGCCCTTAGCCTGGCTCCTTGGCATTTCAAGATTAAGACTGAACTTCTCGGCTTTCCGTTGCGGAGCTTACAGCCCTTTGTCGATGAAGCCGTAGAAGCTGAGGTCGCTGGTACTTTTGGTTTTAAGCTTACGCAGAATGTTGAGCTAAGCGAAAGTGGCGCAACGATCACGGTAGCGGGAGATATCGGAGTCGAAGGGGTGGAGGTTTCGGATGAAGTCCAGACCTTTGCGGTTTGGCAAACGCTGAGGCTGGAGGGTATCCAGCTTAACGCTCGAGAAATGGAGCTCGCAGTTGAACGCATCGCCTTGGAGGCACCAGCTTTCGAGTCGGTTCTGCTTCCAGACGGCAGCCCCAGACTTCCGGCGCTGAAAAGCGAGGAGGCGGTTGCCAGCAGCTCCTCCGGCGAGGACAAGGCAACTGCTGGCAACTTTAAAGCGTCGATTGATTCCGTAGTTGTTTCTCAAGGACGATTGAGTTTTGAAGATCAAAGCCTTTCCGATCCGTTTGAAACTGAGATCGAAAACATTGAGCTCTCGCTCTCCGCCTTGCAGGCCGCTCAAGTCGATGGCGCTTACGACGCGTCTGGAGCGCTCACCCTGGCGCTGAATGCCCTTGGAGGAAAGCTGGAGCTTGATGCTGCTTTGGAGTCGCTGCAAGGCCTCTCGAAGGCCTCTCTGACCATGGAGGGCGTGGAGCTGCGGCACGCTCAGGCTTACGTGTCGGAATTCGCTCATGCCCGAGTGGAAGACGGCGTACTTGGAATGCAGATCGATGCCGCATTGAATGCCTTCGAAAATCCGGTTGTGACGGGCTCGCTCGAGTTGGAGAAGCTTTTGCTGAAGGAATCGAAATCCGAGAAGGAAATCGCTTCGCTTGCGAGCCTGATGGTGAAGGGGGTCGATTTTCGGGGCGAGGACGTTACGATCGAAAGCGTGACGCTCGTAGAGCCATTGATCGCAACGTGGCAAGACGAGGCCGGCATCAATCTACAGCGCATCGCTAAAATCGAGCAGGAGGTGGAGCAGAAGGCGGAAGCGGTTGAGGAGAGCACCGGTTTGCGGTTCCGGCTCGCCCGCTTGGAGTTGAAGTCTGCTGGGGCTGGTTTTGTGGATACAACCCTTGTCTCGACTCATAATAGCCGATTGAGCAATTTCGATTTACTGGTGGAAGGAGTCTCTACCTCGTCGGACGAATTGGCGAATTTCAATTTCTCAGGTACAGTGGACGGGAGCGCTCGAATCGCTGGCAAAGGGAAGTTGAATATTGCGGATCCAGGTAAGTACCTCGACCTCGACATGAGCTTTCGTGGATACGACCTCACTTCAACGAGCCCTTACTGGGCAACGTATTTGGGGCGCAAACTATCGAAAGGGCAGTTTGAGATTATTTCTCGCTACGAAGTACGCGACGATCGCTTGGAAGGAAGCAACGATTTCAAAATTGACCAGCTAACGCTGGGAGAAAAAGTCGAAAGCGAGCGGGCTATCAATCTGCCGTTGGGCTTTGCCATCAATCTGATGAGAGATCCCAGCGGCATGATTTCTTACAACGGCTTGCCTGTTTCAGGTGATCTCTCGGACCCTCAAGTTAAACCTTGGGGCTTGGTCGGTAAGGCTTTCCGTAACTTGATTTTGAATGCAGTCGCATCGCCATTGAAATTTCTCGCTAGATTAGCGGGAGGGAGAGAGGACTTAGATTCGATCGCTTTTGCAGTATCGGAAGTCGAACTGGATTCGGTAGCAATGGACAAGGTAACAGCCCTTCGAAAGCTTCTGGTCGAACGCCCGGGCTTGAAGCTTGAGGCGAGCTTTTTACCGGATCCTGCGGAAGAGCAGTATTTAAAAGATCAATACTTGATGCACACGTTAGCTAATCCCCAGTTTCAAGTTGTGAGCGGGCTAGACTTGCTGCAGCCAGTTGACCGGGAGGCCCTGCGGGCTGCCGTTGAGAGCCGCTACGCTGAGATTCAAGCCGCCTCCGTAACAGAAGGGATGGAAGCGGGCCAAGGCGTTGAAGCGTCCGAGGACGATGCTGTCACCGTGGTCGAGGCGACTCCGAAGGGAACCGAATCCGCAGAATCGAACACGGGATTGGTAAAGCGACTCGCTCGTTTTATTGGATTCGGGAAGAAAGATAATCCTTCGCCTCAAACAAATGTTCAGCCCAAGCTCGCCTCCGCACCGTCGGAAAGTGTTTCGGACCTTGGCAAAGCGGAATCGAATCCAGTGGAATCGGTGAGCTTTGAAAAAATGCTGGCTGCAGTGGTCGAAATGACTCCAGAAGTAAGCCTTAGCAGTAATTGGATTGAGGACCTCTCGGAGGAACGTATCAGGAATTTTAAGACAGCTCTCTTGGAGGATGGAGAAGTCGAGGCAAATCGTATCTTTTCGACCGCGCTTGACGAGGCCGAAGCTTCTGGCGAATCGGGGGCATTGATCATTCGACTGACAGACTGA